The following are encoded together in the Mycteria americana isolate JAX WOST 10 ecotype Jacksonville Zoo and Gardens chromosome 2, USCA_MyAme_1.0, whole genome shotgun sequence genome:
- the AGR2 gene encoding anterior gradient protein 2 homolog, translated as MEKSYVPMFLLLVAISCALAKDVGKETKETTAKPKLPQTLSRGWGDQLIWTQTYEEALFRSKHSNKPLMVIHHLDDCPHSQALKKVFAEHKDVQKLAEKFILLNLVYETTDKNLSPDGQYVPRILFIDPSLTVRADITGRYSNRLYAYEPSDISLLLSNMQKALKLLKTEL; from the exons ATGGAGAAGAGTTACGTGCCCATGTTCCTGCTGCTCGTTGCCATCTCCTGTGCTCTGGCAAAGGATGTGGGCAAGGAGACAAAGGAGACTACCGCTAAACCAAAACTGCCTCAGACGCTCTCTAgag GCTGGGGTGACCAGCTCATCTGGACGCAGACGTACGAGGAAGCCCTCTTCCGCTCCAAGCACAG CAACAAGCCCCTGATGGTTATCCACCACTTGGACGACTGCCCACACAGCCAAG CACTCAAGAAGGTCTTTGCTGAACATAAAGACGTACAGAAATTGGCTGAAAAATTCATTCTCCTGAACCTTGTG TATGAAACTACAGACAAGAATCTTTCACCTGACGGCCAGTATGTCCCTCGGATTTTGTTCATAG atCCTTCCCTGACTGTGAGAGCAGATATTACTGGAAGATACTCAAACCGTCTCTATGCATACGAGCCCTCTGACATTTCATTGT TGCTTTCAAATATGCAGAAAGCGCTGAAACTCCTGAAGACTGAACTGTAA